A single window of Solanum dulcamara chromosome 5, daSolDulc1.2, whole genome shotgun sequence DNA harbors:
- the LOC129888910 gene encoding uncharacterized protein LOC129888910, with amino-acid sequence MIGKRVCSGWRPFLLCLPLFFVFVHIMSVLELRQHSTAEVPQRKQYNKFDHLVLGPAAGEGLPDRLQCKGNKALTKTHFGASSKNLKAGGNISIVTVFATYNTAVDQQTSGKSLDSVTVGNISYNKLERSITILNVFVNFIQETMPQSNIIILTNPSSKLPVERDRLTILPIQGDYSREMLMLQRIRSYIVFLETRAAEHSKLKGQVNHYIFTDSDIAVVDDLGQIFHDHPNFHVALTFRNNKEQPLNSGFIAVRGTPEGILRAKFFLEEVLKVYTSKFMKASRMLGDQLALAWVVKSHSSFDVRRFSRKQAFMDQISGASVLFLPCSIYNWTPPEGAGQFHGMPLDVKVVHFKGSRKRLMLESWSFLKSTSSSDIADMLCLILRSGRTKYDF; translated from the exons atgataGGAAAGAGAGTGTGCAGTGGATGGCGCCCGTTCCTTCTATGTTTACCtctgttttttgtttttgttcatATAATGTCAG TTTTAGAACTACGGCAGCACTCTACTGCAGAAGTTCCACAAAGGAAACAATACAATAAGTTTGATCATCTGGTTCTTGGACCTGCTGCGGGGGAAGGATTGCCTGATCGGCTACAGTGCAAAG GCAATAAAGCTCTCACCAAGACTCATTTTGGAGCATCTTCTAAAAATTTGAAGGCGGGAGGCAATATTTCCATTGTCACTGTGTTTGCCACATATAATACTGCTGTTGATCAGCAGACAAGTGGCAAATCACTAGACAGTGTTACGGTTGGGAACATTTCCTACAACAAGTTGGAAAGGTCAATTACCATCTTGAATGTCTTTGTTAATTTCATTCAG GAGACAATGCCTCAGAGCAACATCATCATCCTTACTAATCCATCATCTAAGCTTCCAGTGGAAAGAGATAGACTGACCATTCTGCCCATTCAAGGTGATTATTCACGAGAAATGTTGATGCTACAAAGAATCAGGTCTTACATT GTCTTTCTAGAAACGCGGGCTGCGGAGCATTCAAAATTGAAGGGACAAGTGAATCATTACATCTTTACCGACTCAGATATAGCAGTGGTTGATGATTTGGGGCAGATATTTCATGATCACCCTAATTTTCATGTGGCTCTAACATTCCGTAACAACAAAGAGCAACCTCTGAATTCAGGATTTATAGCAGTGAGGGGCACTCCTGAGGGAATTTTAAG AGCAAAGTTTTTCTTGGAAGAAGTACTAAAAGTCTACACCTCAAAGTTCATGAAAGCTTCCAGAATGCTCGGGGATCAATTAGCTCTTGCCTGGGTTGTAAAATCTCACTCTTCCTTTGATGTCCGAAGGTTTTCTAGAAAACAAGCATTTATGGACCAAATCAGTGGCGCTTCAGTGCTATTTTTGCCGTGTTCCATTTATAACTGGACACCACCAGAGGGTGCCGGTCAATTTCATGGGATGCCCTTGGATGTTAAG GTTGTGCATTTTAAGGGATCAAGAAAGAGACTTATGCTGGAGTCTTGGAGCTTCTTAAAGTCAACGTCATCTTCAGACATCGCGGACATGTTATGCCTAATCCTAAGAAGTGGCAGGACAAAGTACGATTTCTAG